In Sphingopyxis sp. 113P3, one DNA window encodes the following:
- a CDS encoding IS110 family transposase, whose translation MTIGKEQSERQQTLYAAIELSKKSWVLSVAHPDRTKPSIYRLAGGDFEALVARLRAAAGAVVRIVVCYEAGYDGFWLARRLGGAGIECRVLDPASLQVNRRARRVKTDRIDALMLLRAVIAIDRGDHHVCAVVRVPTIEEEDARRSHRERQRLVRERTGHINRIKGLLFGQGIRGIEPKLRLTRIDFAALVTAEGHSLPDRLRRELEREYARLAVVEDQIRSVEKERDLADAQDPSVEKKRQMLMLIPGIGGTTAAVMAREIFARSFNSRSHLGSYLGLTPSAFDSGSSTRCQGISKAGNSWARRILIEIAWIWQSRHPESPLSRWYKARTKAQSPRIRRIMLVAMARKLAITLWRYVETGTVPEGVELDAKAFA comes from the coding sequence ATGACAATTGGGAAGGAACAAAGCGAACGGCAGCAAACACTCTACGCGGCGATTGAGCTCAGCAAGAAGAGCTGGGTCCTATCTGTCGCGCACCCAGATCGCACGAAGCCGAGCATTTATCGCTTGGCGGGCGGCGACTTTGAAGCCTTGGTCGCGCGATTGCGCGCAGCGGCCGGCGCTGTAGTCAGGATCGTGGTCTGCTATGAGGCAGGGTACGATGGCTTTTGGCTCGCGCGGCGGTTGGGCGGCGCGGGTATTGAATGTCGAGTGCTGGATCCAGCGAGCCTTCAGGTGAACCGCCGAGCCCGGCGCGTGAAGACGGATCGGATCGACGCGTTGATGCTGCTCAGGGCAGTGATTGCGATTGACCGAGGAGACCATCACGTTTGTGCGGTCGTACGAGTACCAACCATAGAGGAAGAAGATGCTCGCCGCTCTCACCGCGAACGTCAGCGCCTGGTGCGCGAACGAACGGGCCATATCAATCGAATCAAAGGACTGCTTTTCGGCCAAGGAATACGGGGCATCGAACCGAAGCTTCGCCTCACCCGCATCGACTTCGCGGCTCTTGTTACCGCCGAAGGCCATTCTTTGCCCGATCGCCTGCGGCGGGAACTGGAGCGTGAGTACGCCCGCCTCGCCGTCGTTGAAGATCAAATCCGATCCGTCGAGAAAGAGCGAGATTTGGCGGACGCGCAAGACCCGAGCGTCGAAAAGAAGCGCCAGATGCTGATGTTGATACCAGGGATTGGCGGCACGACAGCCGCGGTCATGGCGCGGGAAATTTTTGCTAGGTCGTTCAATAGCCGATCACATCTGGGATCATATCTCGGGTTGACGCCAAGTGCGTTCGACAGTGGCTCATCGACGCGATGCCAAGGTATTTCCAAAGCCGGCAACAGCTGGGCGAGGCGCATCCTTATCGAGATCGCATGGATTTGGCAGAGCCGACATCCGGAAAGTCCGCTGTCAAGGTGGTATAAAGCGCGAACGAAGGCGCAGTCGCCAAGAATCCGGCGCATTATGCTGGTGGCCATGGCACGAAAGTTGGCCATCACCCTCTGGCGATACGTGGAGACTGGCACCGTGCCGGAGGGCGTCGAACTGGACGCCAAAGCCTTCGCCTGA
- a CDS encoding NAD(P)/FAD-dependent oxidoreductase, with the protein MEKDRIYDCLVVGGGPAGLTAAIYLARFLLDILVLDAGDSRAALIPCTRNHAGFPGGISGNDLLVRMRRQAELYGARILAEKATALRKRGGLFEVEGPSGPLRAQTVLLATGVVNRPPPMLGEDEQRKALAAGLLRYCPICDAYEVTDKAIAVLGSGERGLKEALFLRGYSANVTLALPEGAAPLSEAHRTEIERAGIRLIEGCDTISVKDKEIELGFGPLTERFDTLYPALGSDVRSELAGDVDAGRSEEGCLLVDAHQRTDVEGLYAAGDVVLGLDQISHAMGEGGVAATTIRNDLAHRRPLLRPSI; encoded by the coding sequence ATGGAAAAGGACCGCATCTATGACTGCCTCGTGGTCGGCGGAGGCCCCGCCGGCCTCACCGCCGCAATCTATCTGGCGCGCTTTCTTCTCGACATCCTCGTTCTCGACGCGGGTGACAGCCGCGCCGCCCTCATCCCTTGCACCCGCAACCACGCAGGCTTTCCAGGAGGAATCAGCGGCAACGACCTCCTCGTCAGGATGCGCCGTCAGGCCGAGCTTTACGGGGCGAGGATCCTTGCCGAGAAAGCAACCGCCTTGAGGAAGCGGGGCGGCCTATTCGAAGTCGAGGGCCCGTCGGGGCCGCTTCGGGCGCAAACTGTCCTTCTGGCAACCGGCGTCGTCAACCGTCCGCCGCCGATGCTCGGGGAAGACGAGCAGCGTAAGGCGCTTGCCGCAGGGCTGCTGCGCTATTGCCCGATTTGCGATGCCTATGAGGTCACCGACAAGGCGATCGCGGTTCTGGGGAGCGGGGAGCGGGGGCTGAAGGAGGCGCTTTTTCTGCGTGGCTATTCGGCAAATGTCACGCTCGCATTGCCTGAGGGTGCAGCGCCGCTATCCGAAGCGCACCGAACTGAAATCGAGCGCGCGGGAATTCGGCTTATCGAAGGCTGCGATACAATCAGCGTGAAGGACAAGGAAATCGAACTGGGTTTCGGTCCCCTTACCGAACGGTTCGATACCCTCTATCCGGCGCTCGGCTCCGATGTGCGCTCCGAACTTGCAGGTGACGTGGATGCGGGGCGGAGCGAGGAGGGCTGCCTCCTCGTCGATGCGCACCAGCGTACCGATGTCGAAGGCCTCTATGCCGCAGGCGACGTGGTACTCGGCCTGGACCAGATCAGCCACGCGATGGGTGAAGGGGGCGTGGCCGCGACGACGATCAGGAACGATCTTGCTCACCGCCGCCCCCTGCTGCGCCCCTCGATATAG
- the hxsD gene encoding His-Xaa-Ser system protein HxsD, whose protein sequence is MSQVGGATVAFAAGLYSLEAIKRAAYALMARGTISIDPSDAEVRCTIEPASGEDVAQLVRDFQREVLDQDLRLEVEAKTEPLRNMILGLAFSHLSQNG, encoded by the coding sequence GTGAGTCAGGTTGGGGGTGCGACGGTCGCGTTTGCGGCCGGTCTATACTCGCTTGAAGCGATTAAGCGGGCTGCCTACGCCCTCATGGCGCGAGGGACCATTTCCATTGATCCGAGTGATGCCGAAGTGCGCTGCACGATTGAGCCAGCGTCAGGTGAGGACGTGGCGCAGCTTGTGCGCGACTTTCAGCGCGAAGTGCTCGACCAAGACTTGCGGCTTGAAGTCGAAGCCAAGACCGAGCCGCTGCGCAATATGATCCTTGGGCTGGCGTTCTCGCACCTATCCCAAAATGGCTAA
- a CDS encoding DUF1579 domain-containing protein codes for MRRLIPASIAMLLIAPIPASAVAGPESSAARIAAEREAMRKFSWMDGEWRGVAVTQTPAGEQRITHTERVGSTLDGSVRLIEGRSYRADGSTAFHALAMLSFDPDTRSYRLTSHAEGRYGSFPLVPTASGYSWEIASGPVTIRYTATFQDGVWTETGVRVVGAGSPTPFFRMELKRIGDSSWPEGGGVKPL; via the coding sequence ATGAGACGCCTTATCCCTGCATCGATCGCCATGCTCTTGATTGCGCCAATTCCGGCCAGCGCTGTGGCTGGACCGGAGAGTTCTGCTGCCCGGATCGCGGCGGAGCGGGAGGCGATGCGAAAATTTTCCTGGATGGACGGCGAGTGGCGCGGCGTCGCAGTGACACAAACGCCTGCGGGCGAGCAACGCATTACTCATACCGAGCGCGTGGGTTCTACGCTTGATGGTTCGGTGCGCCTGATAGAGGGGCGCAGCTACCGGGCCGATGGCTCGACCGCATTTCATGCCCTCGCTATGCTGAGCTTTGACCCCGATACCAGATCCTATCGACTGACAAGCCATGCCGAGGGGCGGTACGGAAGCTTCCCCCTTGTCCCTACAGCGTCGGGCTATAGCTGGGAAATAGCCTCGGGGCCCGTCACGATCCGCTACACCGCCACATTTCAGGACGGGGTGTGGACCGAGACTGGCGTGCGTGTGGTGGGAGCTGGCTCCCCGACGCCCTTCTTCCGCATGGAATTGAAGCGTATCGGGGACAGCAGCTGGCCGGAAGGCGGCGGCGTCAAGCCCCTCTAG
- a CDS encoding DUF1328 domain-containing protein, producing the protein MLRWAIIFAVIALIAALLGFGGIAGLSAEFAKILLIVAVALVVLGLIFGRGGRRVP; encoded by the coding sequence ATGCTTCGTTGGGCCATAATCTTTGCCGTCATCGCGCTCATCGCTGCGCTGCTCGGGTTCGGCGGCATCGCCGGCCTGTCGGCCGAATTTGCAAAAATCCTCCTAATCGTCGCAGTCGCCCTCGTTGTTCTCGGCCTGATCTTTGGTCGCGGCGGACGCCGGGTGCCCTAA
- a CDS encoding IS110 family transposase, whose translation MDEYIGLDVSMKDTAVSIRRAGERIWRGKCPSDPKLIAELIRKHAPGAKRVVFETGPLSVWFYHALRQEGLPAICVDARHAKAALDMAANKTDANDADGLAQLAEVGFFREVRVKGFDSMQTRTLIAARMRLLRITTELSNQIRGLMKTFGLVVPAGKGSRFERHVQERLIDQQEVASIVRPLLEVWRAARQRAAELGEQLVTAARKSEACQILMSIPGVGAVTATAFATAIEDPGNFRKSRSVGAWLGLTTRRYQSGEVDYDGHISRRGDSYVRGLLYEAATVMLTRSTADNRLRTWGLQLKERIGFKRAAVALARKLAVTMHAMLKSGTLFERSAPAAQ comes from the coding sequence ATGGACGAGTATATTGGCCTTGACGTTTCGATGAAAGACACTGCCGTTTCCATTCGCCGGGCGGGGGAGCGGATCTGGCGCGGAAAGTGCCCTTCAGACCCGAAGCTGATCGCCGAGTTGATCCGCAAGCATGCGCCTGGCGCAAAGCGGGTCGTGTTCGAGACCGGACCTTTGTCGGTGTGGTTCTATCATGCACTGAGGCAGGAGGGTCTGCCGGCGATCTGCGTCGATGCGCGTCATGCGAAGGCGGCACTGGATATGGCAGCCAACAAGACCGACGCCAACGACGCCGATGGCCTGGCGCAGCTCGCCGAAGTGGGCTTCTTCCGCGAAGTGCGCGTAAAGGGCTTTGACAGTATGCAAACGCGGACGCTGATCGCCGCGCGCATGCGACTGCTCAGGATCACGACCGAACTCTCCAACCAGATCCGCGGGCTGATGAAGACCTTCGGTCTCGTTGTCCCAGCCGGCAAGGGCAGCCGGTTCGAGAGACATGTCCAGGAGCGTCTCATCGACCAGCAGGAAGTAGCGTCGATCGTGCGGCCGCTGCTCGAGGTCTGGCGTGCGGCCCGCCAGCGCGCAGCAGAGCTGGGCGAGCAGCTCGTTACGGCCGCGCGCAAGAGCGAGGCGTGCCAGATCCTGATGTCGATTCCAGGGGTGGGCGCCGTGACTGCGACGGCGTTTGCCACGGCGATCGAGGACCCCGGGAACTTCAGGAAATCACGATCCGTCGGCGCCTGGCTGGGGCTGACGACGCGGCGCTACCAGTCGGGCGAGGTCGACTATGACGGGCACATCTCGCGGCGGGGCGACAGCTATGTGCGCGGGCTGCTCTATGAGGCGGCAACCGTGATGCTGACGCGAAGCACCGCCGACAACCGGCTGCGAACTTGGGGACTTCAGCTCAAGGAACGGATCGGCTTCAAGCGAGCCGCCGTCGCACTGGCGCGCAAGCTCGCCGTCACCATGCATGCGATGCTCAAGTCAGGAACGCTTTTCGAAAGGAGTGCACCAGCCGCGCAGTAA
- the hxsB gene encoding His-Xaa-Ser system radical SAM maturase HxsB translates to MAKFLTLAEYEKPMAAGGYQPLPYRFMPLSGDRYVLTNLVGEFVITERKSLRAFADGQLSYQDELYNELKSKHFLIDGDSDVALDLLALKVRTKLSPLANFTGLHIFVVTLRCEHSCPYCQVSRANDDRREFDITRETALKSLDLVFRSPSPAIKIEFQGGESLLNLDLVEFIIEEAKRRNEHEQRDLAFVLATNLAVLDDRALALAARHQVLISTSLDGPADLHNKNRPRPGGDSHARAIAGIHRARMALGRDQVGALMTTTAASLSRVRDIIDEYIAQDFDGIFLRPLSPYGFAVKTKSYAAYNETKWLDFYFEGLDYIIDLNLGGFPFVEHYAAMILQKMLTPFQPGYVDLMSPAGIGIGAVVYNYDGDVYASDEARMLAEMGDTRFRIGNVHANTYEEIFLGDALLDPLEQSFAASVPMCSWCAFEPWCGSDPVFHHATQGDFVGKKPLSAFCGRNMMIFKGLLERLNDRPHVREVFERWANIR, encoded by the coding sequence ATGGCTAAGTTCCTTACCCTTGCCGAATATGAGAAGCCGATGGCGGCTGGTGGCTACCAGCCGTTGCCCTATCGGTTTATGCCGCTTTCAGGTGATCGCTATGTGTTGACCAATCTCGTTGGCGAGTTCGTCATTACGGAACGTAAGTCCCTGCGTGCCTTTGCCGATGGGCAGCTTTCGTATCAGGACGAATTATACAATGAGCTAAAGTCCAAGCATTTCCTGATAGACGGCGACTCTGACGTTGCGCTCGATCTCTTGGCCCTCAAAGTCCGCACCAAGCTAAGCCCGCTGGCCAACTTTACCGGCCTGCACATCTTTGTGGTGACGCTTCGCTGCGAACACTCCTGCCCATACTGCCAAGTGTCTCGCGCCAACGATGATCGCCGCGAGTTCGATATAACACGGGAAACGGCGCTCAAGAGCCTTGATCTCGTGTTTCGTTCGCCATCGCCCGCCATCAAGATTGAGTTTCAGGGCGGTGAGTCGTTGCTGAACCTCGATCTGGTCGAGTTTATCATTGAGGAAGCCAAACGGCGGAACGAACACGAACAGCGCGATCTGGCGTTCGTGTTGGCAACCAACCTTGCCGTCTTAGATGACCGAGCGCTGGCGCTGGCGGCCCGCCATCAAGTCCTGATTTCCACGTCGCTTGATGGGCCTGCCGATCTGCACAACAAAAACCGGCCGCGCCCAGGCGGCGACTCTCATGCCCGTGCCATCGCGGGCATTCATCGCGCGCGCATGGCGTTGGGCCGTGACCAAGTGGGCGCGTTGATGACGACCACGGCGGCCAGCCTGTCGCGGGTGCGCGACATAATTGACGAATACATTGCGCAGGATTTCGACGGCATCTTCCTGCGACCGCTCAGCCCGTATGGGTTTGCCGTCAAAACGAAATCCTATGCCGCATACAACGAAACCAAGTGGCTCGATTTCTATTTTGAAGGTCTAGACTATATCATCGACCTGAACCTTGGCGGCTTCCCGTTCGTCGAACACTATGCGGCGATGATCTTGCAGAAGATGCTCACTCCCTTTCAGCCGGGTTATGTTGATCTAATGAGTCCGGCCGGTATCGGCATTGGGGCGGTGGTCTATAACTACGATGGCGACGTGTATGCGTCCGATGAAGCCCGAATGCTGGCGGAAATGGGCGATACCCGTTTTCGCATCGGGAACGTCCACGCGAACACCTATGAGGAGATTTTTCTCGGAGACGCCTTGCTCGATCCCTTGGAACAGTCATTTGCTGCCAGTGTCCCGATGTGCTCGTGGTGCGCTTTCGAGCCGTGGTGTGGCTCTGATCCGGTTTTCCACCATGCCACGCAAGGCGATTTCGTAGGGAAGAAGCCGCTATCCGCTTTCTGCGGACGCAACATGATGATCTTCAAAGGGCTGCTAGAACGCCTCAATGATCGCCCGCATGTGCGCGAAGTATTTGAACGGTGGGCGAACATCAGATGA
- a CDS encoding Crp/Fnr family transcriptional regulator, which yields MPLPSASLLDTVPGTAARAHFRSRSFLAHRGERPRTLWLIEEGWASGYKLLRDGRRHISRFYIPGDLCDPSWLAADGVDQLVVSITPIKAIALDRARIETRLHSDPAFSGRWALEGFARLRAQSEWLVTLGCKSATERLSQLICELFCRLAASDRVEEDRCEFPLSQQDMADFTGMTPVHVCRTLKELKEHGLIELRRRRLRVLDFDRLAKLCGFECAYLAAEAAGPLPRLAAAA from the coding sequence ATGCCCCTCCCCTCCGCTTCGCTCCTTGACACCGTCCCCGGTACCGCCGCGAGAGCGCATTTTCGCAGCCGCAGCTTTCTTGCGCATCGCGGCGAGCGACCAAGGACGCTCTGGCTGATCGAGGAAGGCTGGGCGTCGGGCTACAAGCTCCTTCGCGACGGCCGGCGCCACATCTCGCGCTTCTATATTCCGGGGGATCTGTGCGATCCGAGCTGGCTCGCGGCCGACGGTGTCGATCAGCTGGTCGTGTCGATCACACCAATCAAGGCTATTGCGCTCGATCGGGCGCGGATCGAGACGCGACTCCACTCAGACCCCGCCTTTTCGGGCCGATGGGCGCTTGAGGGTTTTGCGCGGCTCAGGGCTCAGTCCGAATGGCTTGTCACGCTCGGATGCAAATCCGCGACCGAGCGGCTCAGCCAGCTCATCTGCGAACTCTTCTGCCGGCTCGCCGCAAGCGACCGGGTCGAGGAGGATCGCTGCGAATTCCCCCTGTCACAGCAGGACATGGCAGATTTCACCGGAATGACGCCCGTGCATGTCTGCCGGACGCTCAAGGAGCTCAAAGAGCACGGTCTCATCGAGTTGCGCCGACGCCGGCTGCGGGTTCTCGATTTCGATCGTCTCGCGAAGCTTTGCGGGTTCGAGTGCGCCTATCTCGCCGCCGAAGCCGCCGGTCCCCTGCCCCGCCTCGCCGCCGCCGCATAG
- a CDS encoding Fic family protein yields MFTRQINRIPRQSRKIVIKKYQESSRESMLVEAWGRITATQLAMTMERCEIPARERPYRIGWKWMDNWFIPPQASDGNGWNNSMALEISTLRITPAILSLIAEIDEFKGAWRALGRIAPERLSNLRHVATIESIGSSTRIEGARLSDRDVEKLLANLRIGSFATRDEQEVAGYAKAMDTIFGAYDSIPLTENHIRQLHRDLLAHSAKDERHRGSYKTLANHVEAFDEDGKSLGVIFETATPFDTPRRMAELLEWTAEREKDKSLHPLLVIGIFVVVFLAIHPFQDGNGRLSRILTTLMLMRAGYAYVPYSSLESVIEQNKDGYYLSLRRTQGTIATADPDWNPWLEFFLRALQRQKQRLEKKMERERIILADLPELSVLILELAREHGRITVAEAARASGASRHTVKDHLKSLVEQGHLALHGAGRGAWYGLA; encoded by the coding sequence TTGTTCACGCGCCAGATCAATCGGATACCACGACAATCGCGCAAAATAGTTATTAAAAAGTATCAGGAAAGCAGTCGAGAGTCCATGCTTGTGGAGGCATGGGGGCGTATCACGGCGACACAACTAGCGATGACGATGGAGCGATGTGAGATTCCTGCTCGTGAACGCCCCTACCGAATCGGATGGAAATGGATGGATAATTGGTTTATCCCGCCACAGGCATCGGATGGAAATGGATGGAACAATAGCATGGCGCTCGAAATTTCAACGCTTCGCATCACCCCCGCAATCCTGTCTTTGATCGCCGAGATTGACGAGTTCAAGGGGGCGTGGCGCGCGTTGGGACGGATCGCGCCGGAACGGCTCTCCAATTTGCGACATGTAGCTACCATCGAAAGCATAGGTTCTTCCACCCGCATCGAGGGTGCGAGACTCAGTGATCGCGACGTGGAGAAGCTGCTGGCGAATTTGCGTATCGGCTCGTTCGCCACACGCGATGAGCAGGAGGTGGCGGGCTATGCCAAGGCGATGGACACGATATTCGGGGCCTATGATTCGATACCGCTGACCGAAAATCATATCCGGCAACTTCACCGCGACCTTCTGGCCCATTCGGCAAAGGATGAGCGGCATCGCGGGTCATACAAGACCTTGGCGAACCACGTGGAAGCCTTCGATGAGGACGGGAAAAGCCTAGGCGTCATATTCGAGACGGCCACGCCGTTCGACACGCCCCGCCGGATGGCGGAACTGCTGGAATGGACGGCCGAGCGGGAGAAGGACAAGAGCCTTCACCCGCTGCTGGTGATCGGAATCTTTGTCGTGGTGTTTCTCGCCATCCATCCCTTTCAGGACGGCAATGGCCGTCTTTCCCGTATCCTGACCACGCTGATGCTTATGCGCGCCGGATATGCCTATGTGCCCTACAGTTCGCTGGAAAGCGTGATCGAGCAGAACAAGGACGGCTATTACCTGTCGTTGCGGCGCACCCAAGGCACCATCGCAACCGCCGACCCCGACTGGAATCCGTGGCTGGAATTCTTCCTGCGGGCATTGCAGCGCCAGAAGCAGCGGCTTGAAAAGAAGATGGAGCGCGAGCGGATCATTCTTGCCGATCTTCCCGAACTGTCCGTCCTGATCCTCGAACTGGCGCGCGAGCATGGCCGCATCACCGTGGCAGAGGCGGCGCGTGCAAGCGGCGCGAGCCGCCACACCGTCAAGGACCATCTCAAATCGCTTGTCGAGCAGGGCCATCTAGCCTTGCACGGTGCCGGGAGGGGCGCTTGGTATGGCCTTGCATGA
- the hxsC gene encoding His-Xaa-Ser system radical SAM maturase HxsC: MITLGSRKIDFTAAQEIDPRAIVRVSTDFHRPLPLRAREAFLVRGDDAPVGFASYLVLPNGRCPENVAAQRRVHLPPEFDYLEDGDVVRLVPERGEIRTLYRRSSPHNSFLLTERCNNYCLMCSQPPRDVNDGWIVDEILETIPLIDPDTGEIGFTGGEPTLLGGRFLELVQACKSYLPRTALHILTNGRTFSDDAFARALGSLHHHDLMLGIPIYADLPHVHDYIVQADGAFDETIRGILNLKRHGVRVEVRVVLHKQTVTRLPALAAFLARNLLFVDHVALMGLEMMGFTRANLDALWIDPDDYRSELTEAIGILDRARMRVSLYNAQLCLTDQSIWRFAKRSISDWKQEYMPECDGCSVKEDCAGFFASAKYRYSDRINAIVA; encoded by the coding sequence ATGATTACGCTCGGTTCCAGAAAGATTGATTTCACTGCGGCGCAAGAGATCGACCCACGCGCGATCGTTCGCGTCTCGACGGATTTCCACCGCCCGCTGCCGCTGCGCGCTCGTGAAGCATTCCTTGTTCGGGGTGACGATGCCCCCGTTGGTTTTGCTTCTTATCTCGTGCTCCCCAATGGCCGGTGCCCAGAGAATGTGGCCGCGCAGCGGCGCGTCCATCTCCCGCCAGAGTTTGATTATCTGGAAGATGGCGATGTGGTGCGATTGGTGCCGGAGCGCGGGGAAATCCGCACACTCTATCGGCGGTCATCCCCGCATAACAGCTTTCTGCTGACGGAACGCTGCAACAACTACTGCCTCATGTGTTCGCAGCCCCCGCGCGATGTGAACGATGGCTGGATCGTTGACGAAATCCTTGAAACGATCCCGCTTATCGACCCTGACACGGGAGAGATTGGTTTTACGGGTGGCGAGCCGACCCTTCTGGGCGGTCGGTTCTTAGAGCTGGTGCAGGCGTGCAAATCATACCTGCCGCGCACCGCTCTCCATATTCTGACCAACGGGCGCACCTTCAGTGATGACGCATTCGCGCGGGCGCTTGGGTCATTGCATCATCACGACCTGATGCTCGGCATTCCGATCTATGCCGATCTCCCCCACGTCCATGACTATATCGTGCAGGCGGACGGTGCGTTTGACGAGACTATTCGCGGCATCTTGAACCTGAAACGTCATGGAGTGCGGGTGGAAGTCAGGGTAGTCCTGCACAAACAAACGGTGACGCGCCTGCCTGCGCTGGCCGCTTTTCTCGCGCGCAATCTCCTGTTTGTGGATCACGTCGCCCTGATGGGCTTGGAGATGATGGGGTTCACCCGTGCCAATCTCGATGCCCTGTGGATTGACCCCGATGACTACCGGAGCGAGCTAACCGAAGCGATTGGCATTCTCGACCGCGCCCGTATGCGGGTTTCTCTCTACAATGCTCAACTCTGCCTGACAGACCAGAGCATCTGGCGTTTTGCCAAGCGCTCGATCAGCGATTGGAAGCAGGAATATATGCCCGAATGCGATGGGTGTTCCGTGAAGGAAGATTGCGCCGGATTCTTTGCGTCAGCAAAATATCGGTATAGTGACCGTATAAACGCAATTGTAGCGTGA
- a CDS encoding IS110 family transposase gives MDNPIPQTIGIDISKATLDVYAHPAGCERQFTNTAKGHRELIDWLGQWQIDRIAYEATGAYHRQLEQALSDLPCVKLNPARARRFAQAIGTLAKTDKIDAVILARMATTLQPPVRPANTPKQAKLAELISARDGLVRDKIALQNQAKNLTLPLLKRQHKKRLDQIEQHIKQVDVELATIIAADAELARRHEIISSIAGVGTRTADQLVATMPELGALDPKQVASLAGLAPVARQSGQWKGRSFIQGGRANVRRALYMPALVAARYNPDLKAKYQSLIASGKPAKVAVVTLMRKLIVMVNALIKADRLWVEKRA, from the coding sequence ATGGACAATCCCATACCCCAAACCATCGGCATCGACATCTCAAAAGCGACCCTTGATGTATATGCCCATCCTGCAGGCTGCGAGCGGCAATTCACCAATACCGCCAAAGGCCACAGGGAGCTGATAGATTGGCTCGGGCAATGGCAGATCGATCGGATCGCCTATGAGGCTACTGGCGCATACCACCGACAGCTCGAGCAGGCTTTATCGGACCTGCCATGCGTCAAGCTCAACCCGGCTCGCGCACGGCGGTTCGCCCAAGCGATAGGCACTCTCGCCAAGACGGATAAGATTGATGCGGTGATTCTGGCCCGTATGGCGACGACGCTCCAGCCTCCCGTACGCCCGGCAAATACGCCCAAGCAAGCCAAGCTCGCCGAATTGATCAGCGCTCGCGATGGCTTGGTCCGTGATAAGATCGCGCTTCAAAATCAAGCGAAGAACCTGACGCTACCTCTCCTCAAGCGTCAGCACAAAAAGCGCCTGGATCAGATTGAGCAGCATATCAAACAGGTCGATGTCGAGCTTGCGACGATCATTGCTGCTGACGCAGAGTTGGCGCGGCGGCACGAAATCATCTCCAGTATTGCCGGGGTAGGCACACGTACCGCCGACCAGTTGGTCGCAACCATGCCAGAGCTAGGAGCACTGGATCCTAAACAAGTCGCTTCCCTTGCAGGCCTGGCTCCCGTCGCCCGTCAATCGGGGCAATGGAAAGGGCGCAGTTTTATTCAAGGGGGACGGGCCAATGTAAGACGTGCGCTTTACATGCCGGCCCTCGTTGCCGCCCGCTACAATCCAGATCTCAAAGCAAAATATCAAAGCCTCATCGCGTCCGGAAAACCGGCAAAGGTCGCTGTGGTCACACTTATGCGCAAGCTCATCGTCATGGTCAACGCGCTGATTAAAGCCGACCGCCTATGGGTTGAAAAACGGGCTTGA
- the istB gene encoding IS21-like element helper ATPase IstB: MLKHPTLDQLNQLGLSGMAHAFCELEHNGDATSLSHAEWLGLLLDHEATYRNDRRLALRLRHAKLRHHAVPEDVDYRAQRGLDPRLFERLLRGDWITAHENCAIIGPAGVGKSWLACAMGHKACRDNRSVLYTRLPRLIDDLSLAKGDGRIASRMKSLARVDLLILDDWGLQPLDGNARHHLLEILEDRYGRRSTLVTSQLPVASWFDLIGDPTYADAILDRLVHNAHRLELTGESMRRQLAVAAA; this comes from the coding sequence ATGCTCAAACATCCGACACTTGATCAGCTGAACCAACTCGGCCTTTCCGGCATGGCGCACGCGTTTTGCGAGCTCGAACATAATGGCGATGCGACGAGCCTCAGCCATGCCGAATGGCTCGGGCTGCTACTCGATCATGAAGCAACATACCGCAACGATCGGCGTCTCGCCCTTCGCCTGCGCCACGCGAAGCTGCGCCATCATGCTGTTCCCGAAGACGTCGATTACCGTGCGCAGCGCGGGCTCGATCCCCGGCTGTTCGAGAGGCTGCTCAGGGGCGACTGGATCACCGCCCACGAGAACTGCGCCATCATCGGGCCTGCAGGCGTCGGCAAAAGCTGGCTCGCCTGCGCCATGGGCCACAAGGCGTGCCGCGACAATCGCTCCGTGCTCTACACCCGGCTGCCCCGCCTGATCGACGACCTGTCGCTCGCCAAAGGCGATGGCCGGATCGCCAGCCGCATGAAGAGCCTCGCCCGCGTCGACCTGCTCATCCTCGACGACTGGGGCCTGCAACCGCTCGACGGCAATGCCCGCCACCATCTGCTCGAGATCCTCGAAGACCGATACGGCCGCCGGTCAACGCTCGTGACCAGTCAGCTCCCGGTGGCCAGCTGGTTCGACCTGATCGGCGATCCAACCTACGCCGACGCCATCCTGGACCGCCTCGTTCACAACGCTCACCGCCTCGAACTCACCGGAGAATCCATGCGCAGGCAACTCGCCGTCGCAGCAGCTTGA